One Kushneria konosiri genomic window, GACCGATGGCCTCACCCACCTGACTGACGCCGGTACTCTGTTCGGCGCTGGCGCGGCTGATGTCGCCCATGAGGTGGTGCACGCGCTTGATGGAGGTCACGACTTCCTCGATGGTCTGCCCGGCCTGGTCCACCAGCGCAGTCCCCTCCTCGGTACGGGTCACACTCTCCGAGATCAGCGCATTGATTTCACGCGCGGCTTCGGCGCTGCGACTGGCCAGGTTTCTCACCTCGCCGGCCACGACCGCAAAGCCACGGCCCTGCTCACCGGCACGGGCAGCTTCAACCGAGGCATTGAGCGCCAGAATATTGGTCTGAAAGGCGATGTTGTCGATGACGCTGATGATTTCCGAGATGCGCCGCGCACCGTCGTTAATGTCCTTCATGGTGACCACCACACTGCCAAACACTTCGCCGCTACGCTCGGCTACGCCGGCGGCCCTTGTGGCCAGCTGCTCGGCATCGCGGGCGTTATCGGCATTCTGGCGCACTGTGGCACTAAGCTCTTCCATGGCGGCCGCCGTCTGCTCCAGCGCACTGGCCTGCTGCTCGGTCCGCGAGGAAAGCTGAGTATTGCCCTGTTCGATGTGGCCACTGGCATGCGCCACCTCATGCGCCGAGCGACGCACATTGGCCACGGTCTCCTGCAGCCGGTCTGCCGTGCGGCTCAACGCGGCCATGATGCTGCGATCCCGATCCTCGTAAACCTTGCGTGTTGCATCCAGCTCGCCACGACCCAGCGCTTCGGCCAGCGCCCGAACGTCACCGGGTTCGGCGCCCAGGGTTTTCAAAAGCCCCCGCGTGATCAGCGTGGCAATCGCAATACCCAGCAGTACCGCCAGCGCGCACAGGGTAATCATGGTGGTCTGGAAGCCACCACTGATGCCGCGCA contains:
- a CDS encoding methyl-accepting chemotaxis protein, yielding MAMASGVSTFSNMRVRTRMMLGFSTVLFLIVLLTAIGVWRVGDIDRGLTHINDVNSVKQRHAIDYRGSVHDRAIALRDATLVSDSELPQVTSLIDRLTADYQTAAASMAAMAADAQKFTAEDQSLLANINAVHDRTMPLIERVLQARRNGDIEGARNLLLSQARPAFVDWLASINAFIDYQEDMNHAEAVVVRGISGGFQTTMITLCALAVLLGIAIATLITRGLLKTLGAEPGDVRALAEALGRGELDATRKVYEDRDRSIMAALSRTADRLQETVANVRRSAHEVAHASGHIEQGNTQLSSRTEQQASALEQTAAAMEELSATVRQNADNARDAEQLATRAAGVAERSGEVFGSVVVTMKDINDGARRISEIISVIDNIAFQTNILALNASVEAARAGEQGRGFAVVAGEVRNLASRSAEAAREINALISESVTRTEEGTALVDQAGQTIEEVVTSIKRVHHLMGDISRASAEQSTGVSQVGEAIGQLDQTTQHNALMVEKNGEASRRLYQQSQALVETVSFFRLSESMANSPLAAEPARVQVASRRPSSASTGVRKTETSARKVSRPDALRAPSRDAAVEEWESF